A genome region from Streptomyces pratensis includes the following:
- a CDS encoding peptidoglycan-binding protein — MATPLSADKLLKALRAEGLHVVEHRSWRTHNRNHKGSWGPVYGVMIHHTVTSGTQSSVELCYNGHSSLPGPLCHGVIAKDGSVHLVGHGRANHAGLGDDDVLRAVINETALPADNEANTDGNRSFYGFECVNLGDGKDPWPAAQLEAIEKAAAAICRAHGWNQRSVIGHKEWQPGKIDPRGFTMDSMRGRVGTRLRGEPDGPSKPPAPKPPAKYEPFPGAAYFRVGRRSAVVTAMGKRLVAEGCGRYEVGPGPDWSEADRKSYAAWQRKLGYSGSGADGIPGKASWDRLKVPNV; from the coding sequence ACACACAACCGTAACCACAAGGGTTCCTGGGGCCCTGTCTACGGGGTGATGATCCATCACACCGTGACCTCGGGCACCCAGAGCTCCGTGGAGCTCTGCTACAACGGCCATTCGAGCCTGCCGGGCCCCCTGTGCCACGGAGTGATCGCCAAGGACGGCTCGGTCCACCTGGTCGGCCACGGTCGCGCCAACCACGCCGGACTCGGCGACGACGACGTCCTGCGTGCGGTGATCAACGAAACGGCACTGCCCGCCGACAACGAGGCCAACACCGACGGCAACCGCTCCTTCTACGGCTTCGAGTGCGTCAACCTCGGCGACGGGAAGGACCCGTGGCCCGCCGCCCAGCTGGAGGCCATCGAGAAGGCGGCCGCCGCGATCTGCCGGGCGCACGGCTGGAACCAGCGCTCGGTGATCGGTCACAAGGAGTGGCAGCCGGGAAAGATCGACCCGCGCGGGTTCACGATGGACTCGATGCGCGGCAGGGTCGGAACCCGCCTTCGAGGCGAGCCGGACGGTCCGTCGAAGCCGCCCGCCCCCAAACCCCCGGCGAAGTACGAGCCGTTCCCCGGTGCCGCGTACTTCCGGGTGGGGCGGCGCAGCGCCGTCGTCACCGCGATGGGAAAGAGACTCGTGGCCGAGGGCTGCGGAAGGTACGAGGTGGGCCCGGGCCCCGACTGGTCGGAGGCGGACCGCAAGTCCTACGCCGCATGGCAGCGCAAGCTGGGGTACTCGGGGAGCGGGGCGGACGGCATCCCGGGCAAAGCCAGCTGGGACAGACTCAAGGTTCCCAACGTCTGA
- a CDS encoding GTPase-associated protein 1-related protein, producing MSLPQLHYTSAAAGDGETGGRFTAASAAIPGPVRAEAAPLLAYEAPAGTPERLSDARLRALPVAFGYVALSDGSHLLSRTVATGAGGFHAHAVHLPPGTPIPGRMLPVAAWGAAGWLSVTPDRMPSDPLTSLSTAHGPSRGLTREGLGDFAVSRSPWLAAVLSDLRRVSEDPSAPPVVLVERQSADVARWVALAVAVLPPEHAERLTFTTYTRHPGRTAHQVIGVLPEDAPDARDPRFRVHAASGPRPSGTVDDAWAGTAARIWRSRSPQLFQEAADLPGEPFAAGPLAVTALGAGIALGSGERAAAADWAAERPYALDEKRTRQLTDALTAPADDRTAAECAAALRLLTALDGRCPAAVTAPLAALLVTEAVRGGDVTLEPPARSAFDEPAGERALAALVEELGAELLAELAAGVSPGVARTVQLLRIARLLGVDLTELLPGVVVRLARALLDDPEEGACRALPDLLDEQFDVRTALLGELDRIAPDHPADTERLLIRVSLPFTGTQTLPHLRMCAEAPGAKARGADRVEVLHTVLRAAGMSPFAEPMVLRTAVGLVWGEDTPTAGEARSLLGETTSDAHRTAGTWARLVDAALAAPLGDEDAPGLAHDLLRGFPQELDGRARACLMLLDFARDMRSGAVEPGWTDRVRTLRGRAEQAGPLALEHALGALAERLLAPGRPEEELYTFVHSEDEALIAAYGAAARRDDVTALLREDPAYVADCFTVWNAHPHAGTDWTRTRTALLAEVLRPVVRALSPDGLAAVEQAVEQEGSSRTLDAFRAWNRPSRSIGRLGRRIVGRVRRG from the coding sequence ATGAGCCTCCCGCAGTTGCACTACACCTCCGCCGCGGCCGGCGACGGGGAGACCGGCGGCCGGTTCACCGCCGCCTCCGCCGCGATACCCGGGCCGGTGCGCGCCGAGGCCGCACCGCTTCTGGCGTACGAGGCACCGGCAGGCACTCCCGAGCGGCTCTCCGACGCCCGACTCCGCGCGCTGCCCGTGGCGTTCGGCTACGTCGCGCTCTCCGACGGCAGTCATCTGCTCAGCCGTACCGTGGCCACGGGCGCGGGCGGATTCCATGCCCACGCCGTGCACCTTCCGCCCGGCACACCGATACCGGGCCGGATGCTCCCGGTCGCCGCGTGGGGTGCCGCCGGGTGGCTCTCCGTGACACCGGACCGCATGCCGTCCGATCCCCTGACCTCGCTGTCCACTGCGCACGGCCCCTCGCGGGGGCTCACCCGGGAAGGCCTCGGCGACTTCGCGGTGTCCCGCAGTCCGTGGCTCGCCGCCGTACTGAGCGATCTGCGCCGCGTGAGCGAGGACCCGTCCGCGCCCCCGGTCGTGCTCGTGGAGCGGCAGAGCGCGGACGTGGCCCGCTGGGTCGCGCTGGCCGTCGCCGTACTGCCTCCGGAGCACGCCGAACGGCTGACCTTCACCACGTACACCCGGCATCCGGGCCGCACCGCGCACCAGGTCATCGGTGTCCTTCCCGAGGACGCGCCCGACGCCCGCGATCCCCGCTTCCGCGTGCACGCCGCGTCGGGCCCGCGCCCGTCCGGGACCGTGGACGACGCCTGGGCGGGGACCGCCGCCCGGATATGGCGCAGCCGGTCGCCCCAGCTCTTCCAGGAGGCGGCGGACCTGCCGGGCGAGCCCTTCGCCGCCGGGCCCCTCGCCGTCACGGCGCTCGGCGCAGGCATCGCTCTCGGTTCCGGTGAGCGGGCCGCGGCGGCCGACTGGGCGGCCGAGCGGCCCTATGCGCTGGACGAGAAGCGCACCAGGCAGCTGACCGACGCGCTGACCGCGCCCGCCGACGACCGCACGGCGGCGGAGTGCGCCGCGGCGCTCCGGCTGCTGACGGCGCTCGACGGCCGCTGCCCCGCCGCCGTCACCGCGCCGCTGGCAGCGCTGCTGGTGACGGAGGCGGTGCGTGGCGGCGACGTGACGCTGGAGCCGCCCGCGCGATCGGCTTTCGACGAGCCCGCGGGGGAACGGGCGCTCGCGGCGCTGGTCGAGGAGCTCGGTGCCGAGCTGCTGGCCGAGCTCGCCGCAGGGGTGTCCCCGGGTGTCGCACGGACCGTGCAGCTGCTGCGGATCGCCCGGCTGCTCGGCGTCGACCTCACCGAGCTGCTTCCCGGAGTCGTGGTCCGGCTCGCCCGCGCCCTGCTCGACGACCCGGAGGAGGGCGCGTGCCGCGCGCTTCCGGACCTCCTTGACGAGCAGTTCGACGTGCGTACGGCGCTCCTGGGTGAGCTGGACCGGATCGCTCCGGACCACCCCGCGGACACGGAACGGCTGCTGATCCGGGTGTCCCTGCCGTTCACCGGGACACAGACTCTGCCGCATCTGCGGATGTGCGCCGAGGCCCCTGGCGCGAAGGCGCGGGGCGCGGACCGGGTGGAGGTGCTGCACACGGTGCTGCGCGCGGCGGGCATGTCCCCGTTCGCCGAGCCGATGGTGCTGCGGACCGCTGTCGGCCTGGTGTGGGGCGAGGACACCCCGACGGCGGGTGAGGCCCGGTCGCTGCTGGGCGAGACCACGTCGGACGCCCACCGGACGGCCGGCACCTGGGCGCGCCTCGTCGACGCCGCTCTCGCCGCGCCACTCGGCGACGAGGACGCCCCCGGCCTCGCCCACGACCTGCTGCGCGGCTTCCCGCAGGAGCTCGACGGCCGGGCACGCGCCTGCCTGATGCTGCTGGACTTCGCCCGGGACATGCGCTCCGGGGCGGTGGAGCCCGGCTGGACGGACCGCGTCCGGACGCTGCGCGGCCGCGCCGAGCAGGCCGGGCCCCTGGCCCTGGAGCACGCCCTCGGCGCCCTGGCCGAGCGGCTGCTCGCTCCCGGCAGGCCCGAGGAGGAGCTGTACACGTTCGTCCACAGCGAGGACGAGGCCCTGATCGCCGCGTACGGCGCGGCCGCCCGCCGGGATGACGTCACGGCGCTGCTGCGGGAGGATCCCGCCTACGTGGCGGACTGCTTCACCGTGTGGAACGCCCACCCGCACGCGGGCACCGACTGGACCCGGACCAGGACCGCCCTGCTGGCGGAGGTGCTGCGCCCCGTGGTCCGCGCCCTGTCGCCCGACGGTCTCGCCGCGGTGGAGCAGGCCGTGGAGCAGGAGGGGAGCAGTCGCACCCTCGACGCCTTCCGCGCGTGGAACAGGCCGTCCCGCTCGATCGGGCGACTCGGCAGAAGGATCGTGGGCCGGGTGCGGCGGGGGTGA
- a CDS encoding alpha/beta fold hydrolase yields MAELTLSAGVVEYEDTGGDGPVVVLLHGVAMNGSLWRTVVRGLRPDFRCVVPTLPLGSHRRPMRPDADLTVLGVAHLVAEFLEELDLQDVTLVMSDWGGAQALVAEGRDQRIGRLVITSCEAFDNYPPGLPGRNLVTAARMPGGLRLAFALLKLKPMRRLPLTWGWMSKRPVPHDVMDEWFRPLWTSAAIRRDLRAYVLGVPPDEELLAWAEALRTFDRPALVVWAAEDKVMPPAHGRRLAEMLPKGELVEIADSFTLIPEDQPELLTEAIRTFVPLS; encoded by the coding sequence ATGGCCGAGTTGACGCTTTCCGCGGGAGTGGTGGAGTACGAGGACACGGGCGGCGACGGGCCCGTGGTGGTCCTCCTGCACGGGGTGGCGATGAACGGTTCGCTGTGGCGCACCGTCGTCCGCGGGCTGCGCCCCGATTTCCGTTGTGTCGTGCCCACGCTGCCGCTGGGCTCCCACCGCAGGCCGATGCGTCCTGACGCCGATCTGACGGTTCTCGGAGTGGCCCACCTGGTGGCGGAGTTCCTGGAGGAGCTGGACCTCCAGGACGTCACCCTGGTGATGAGCGACTGGGGCGGGGCGCAGGCCCTCGTCGCGGAGGGCAGGGACCAGCGGATCGGCAGGCTGGTGATCACGTCCTGCGAGGCGTTCGACAACTACCCGCCCGGCCTGCCCGGCCGCAATCTCGTCACCGCGGCCAGAATGCCCGGCGGGCTGCGGCTCGCCTTCGCCCTGCTGAAGCTGAAGCCCATGCGCAGACTCCCCCTGACCTGGGGGTGGATGAGCAAGCGGCCGGTCCCGCACGACGTCATGGACGAGTGGTTCCGGCCGTTGTGGACCTCCGCCGCGATCCGGCGGGACCTGCGGGCCTACGTGCTGGGGGTACCGCCCGACGAGGAGCTCCTGGCGTGGGCGGAGGCGCTGCGCACGTTCGACCGTCCCGCGCTCGTCGTCTGGGCCGCCGAGGACAAGGTCATGCCGCCCGCCCACGGCCGGAGGCTGGCGGAGATGCTGCCCAAGGGCGAACTCGTGGAGATCGCCGACAGCTTCACCCTCATCCCCGAGGACCAGCCCGAGCTGCTGACCGAGGCCATCAGGACTTTCGTACCGCTGTCGTGA
- a CDS encoding MFS transporter, which produces MSSTTVDTSSLTEGSPPDLPRGRRANPWLTLIAVAIGLFMVNLDGSVVAIANPEIGRDLNASTADLQWVTNAYLIAMAALLILGGKLGDRLGRHTVYMVGTVGFTLASVAIALSGSIEGVIAFRAVQGLFGALLIPNTLGLLRAVFPPQKFGMAVGLWAMVASCSTALGPIVGGLLIEHVNWESVFYINAPIGVFALVFSLFVLPKSKDSTGNHRFDVPGVILLSIGLVALIFGVVKGETWGWTSGGTLGSIAAGLAVLAVFCWYETRQEHPLLPMRLFRNRSLTIGTIVTAINFFVMLGVIFFVMLYLQNVRGFSPVEAGVRTLPFSLATVVAAPLGAALTQRFGPRLTMPVGMVLQAAASLWMLTWDAGSAFAAMWPPFLAIGLGVGMVMSASSDAIVGNAPRKDGGVAGGLQATSLQIGGALGTSVLVSLISGKVGSTLTGELTSAGVPANTAAGFEEAKDAVSMGVSPVSADMPAQLKAAVIEGSGNAFMNGVHSAVLVTAVLCVVGALLAGFGMRRRTGPEGAQD; this is translated from the coding sequence ATGTCCTCCACCACCGTGGACACCTCCTCCCTGACCGAAGGCAGTCCACCCGACCTGCCCAGGGGCAGGCGCGCCAATCCCTGGCTGACGCTGATCGCCGTCGCCATCGGCCTTTTCATGGTCAACCTCGACGGTTCGGTCGTCGCGATCGCCAACCCGGAGATCGGCCGGGACCTGAACGCGTCCACCGCCGACCTGCAATGGGTCACCAACGCCTATCTGATCGCCATGGCCGCACTGCTGATACTCGGCGGCAAGCTCGGTGACCGCCTCGGGCGGCACACCGTCTACATGGTCGGCACCGTCGGCTTCACCCTGGCCTCGGTCGCGATCGCCCTCTCCGGTTCCATCGAGGGCGTCATCGCCTTCCGTGCCGTCCAGGGCCTCTTCGGCGCACTGCTGATCCCCAACACCCTCGGCCTCCTGCGCGCGGTGTTCCCGCCCCAGAAGTTCGGCATGGCCGTGGGTCTGTGGGCCATGGTGGCGTCCTGCTCCACCGCGCTCGGTCCGATCGTCGGCGGTCTGCTCATCGAACACGTCAACTGGGAGTCGGTGTTCTACATCAACGCTCCCATCGGCGTCTTCGCGCTGGTCTTCAGCCTGTTCGTCCTTCCGAAGAGCAAGGACTCCACCGGGAACCACCGCTTCGACGTGCCCGGCGTGATCCTGCTCTCCATCGGCCTGGTCGCCCTGATCTTCGGCGTCGTCAAGGGGGAGACCTGGGGCTGGACCTCGGGCGGAACGCTGGGATCGATCGCAGCGGGCCTCGCCGTGCTGGCCGTCTTCTGCTGGTACGAGACACGCCAGGAGCACCCGCTGCTGCCGATGCGCCTCTTCCGCAACCGTTCGCTGACCATCGGCACGATCGTCACCGCGATCAACTTCTTCGTGATGCTCGGTGTCATCTTCTTCGTGATGCTGTACCTGCAGAACGTGCGGGGCTTCTCCCCCGTCGAGGCCGGTGTCCGCACCCTGCCGTTCAGCCTGGCCACGGTGGTGGCTGCACCGCTCGGCGCCGCCCTGACCCAGCGCTTCGGCCCGCGGCTGACCATGCCGGTCGGCATGGTCCTCCAGGCGGCGGCCTCACTGTGGATGCTGACCTGGGACGCCGGTTCCGCGTTCGCCGCGATGTGGCCGCCGTTCCTCGCCATCGGACTGGGCGTCGGCATGGTGATGTCCGCGTCCTCCGACGCCATCGTCGGCAACGCGCCGAGGAAGGACGGGGGTGTGGCAGGAGGTCTTCAGGCCACCTCGCTGCAGATCGGCGGCGCGCTCGGCACCTCCGTGCTGGTGTCGCTGATCAGCGGCAAGGTGGGCTCGACCCTCACAGGCGAGCTGACCTCAGCCGGGGTCCCGGCGAACACGGCGGCCGGCTTCGAAGAGGCCAAGGACGCGGTGTCCATGGGGGTCTCCCCCGTGTCGGCCGACATGCCCGCGCAGCTGAAGGCCGCCGTGATCGAGGGCAGCGGCAACGCGTTCATGAACGGTGTGCACTCCGCCGTGCTCGTCACCGCGGTCCTGTGCGTCGTCGGCGCCCTGCTGGCCGGGTTCGGTATGCGCCGTCGCACCGGACCGGAGGGCGCGCAGGACTGA
- a CDS encoding MarR family winged helix-turn-helix transcriptional regulator, with product MPDPTTPGQDLAHVASALVASLPALHRGLERRVAHEFPHPRLPDGQMALLFLVEEHEGITVREAAGALLMKPNNVSALVSQLTDLGLLERRQDTADKRVAHLHPTPTARERLAEARSIKEAHLARALRTLTEGELDALGAALGALTSLNGHLHSPAG from the coding sequence GTGCCCGATCCCACCACGCCCGGCCAGGACCTCGCCCACGTAGCCTCCGCGCTCGTGGCGTCCCTGCCTGCGCTGCACCGGGGTCTGGAGCGGAGGGTCGCGCACGAGTTCCCCCATCCCCGGCTCCCCGACGGCCAGATGGCGCTGTTGTTCCTCGTCGAGGAGCACGAGGGGATCACCGTCCGCGAGGCGGCCGGAGCCCTGCTGATGAAGCCCAACAACGTCAGCGCCCTCGTCTCCCAGCTGACCGACCTGGGGCTGCTGGAGCGCAGGCAGGACACGGCCGACAAGCGGGTCGCCCATCTGCACCCGACGCCCACGGCCCGGGAGCGGCTAGCCGAGGCGCGGAGCATCAAGGAAGCCCACCTGGCACGCGCGCTGCGCACCCTCACCGAGGGAGAGCTGGATGCTCTCGGTGCCGCCCTGGGCGCGCTGACGTCATTGAACGGGCACCTCCACTCCCCCGCCGGCTGA
- a CDS encoding MarR family winged helix-turn-helix transcriptional regulator, which produces MLLGRHLQLNAPRSRRGGGQLDRSAYTLLSRIRMEGPMSIGQLSDAFGLDASTLNRQTAAMLRAGLVERIRDPGGGIARKFRITDAGELGLDAERAENISGLERVMAAWSPGEVSLFAAYLKRLNSDIENLDGRPWPRP; this is translated from the coding sequence ATGCTGCTCGGCCGGCACCTCCAGCTGAACGCACCCAGGTCCAGGCGGGGCGGCGGTCAACTCGACCGGAGCGCGTACACCCTGCTGAGCCGGATCCGGATGGAGGGGCCGATGTCCATCGGGCAGCTCAGCGACGCCTTCGGTCTCGACGCCTCCACCCTGAACAGGCAGACCGCCGCCATGCTGCGGGCCGGCCTCGTCGAACGCATCCGGGATCCCGGCGGGGGAATCGCCCGCAAGTTCCGCATCACCGATGCGGGTGAACTCGGCCTCGACGCGGAACGCGCGGAGAACATCAGCGGCCTGGAACGGGTCATGGCCGCGTGGTCACCCGGCGAGGTCAGCCTCTTCGCCGCATACCTCAAGCGCCTCAACAGCGACATCGAGAACCTCGACGGCCGGCCCTGGCCACGGCCCTGA
- the tdh gene encoding L-threonine 3-dehydrogenase produces MKALVKHKAEPGLWLMDVPEPETGPGDVLIKVLRTGICGTDLHIRDYDGWAQQAVRTPLVLGHEFVGEVAGTGADVVDIKVGDLVSGEGHLVCGKCRNCLAGRRHLCRSTLGLGVGRDGAFAEYLALPASNVWVHRDKVDLDVAAIFDPFGNAVHTALSFPLVGEDVLITGAGPIGIMAAAVARHAGARNVVITDVSEARLELARKVGVNLALNVGTETIADGQRRLGLREGFDIGLEMSGRPEAMQDMIANMTHGGRIAMLGLPSAAFPVDWSRIVTSMLTIKGIYGREMYETWYAMSVLLEGGLDLAPVITGRYGYRDFEAAFDDAASGLGGKVLLDWAA; encoded by the coding sequence GTGAAGGCACTCGTGAAGCACAAGGCCGAGCCGGGACTGTGGCTGATGGACGTACCGGAGCCGGAGACCGGCCCCGGGGACGTCCTCATCAAGGTCCTGCGCACCGGTATCTGCGGCACCGACCTCCACATCCGGGACTACGACGGCTGGGCTCAGCAGGCCGTGCGCACCCCGCTCGTCCTGGGCCACGAGTTCGTCGGCGAGGTGGCCGGGACCGGCGCGGACGTCGTCGACATCAAGGTCGGCGACCTGGTCAGCGGCGAGGGCCACCTGGTCTGCGGCAAGTGCCGCAACTGTCTTGCCGGGCGTCGGCACCTGTGCCGCTCCACGCTCGGACTCGGGGTCGGCCGGGACGGGGCGTTCGCCGAGTACCTGGCACTGCCCGCCTCGAACGTCTGGGTGCACAGGGACAAGGTCGACCTGGACGTCGCCGCGATCTTCGACCCGTTCGGCAACGCCGTGCACACCGCCCTCTCCTTCCCGCTGGTCGGTGAGGACGTACTGATCACCGGCGCCGGCCCGATCGGCATCATGGCCGCCGCCGTCGCCCGCCACGCGGGCGCCCGCAACGTCGTCATCACCGACGTCAGCGAGGCCCGGCTCGAACTGGCCAGGAAGGTCGGGGTGAACCTCGCCCTGAACGTCGGCACCGAGACCATCGCCGACGGCCAGCGCCGACTCGGCCTGCGCGAGGGCTTCGACATCGGCCTGGAGATGTCCGGACGCCCCGAGGCCATGCAGGACATGATCGCGAACATGACCCACGGCGGCCGCATCGCGATGCTCGGCCTCCCGTCCGCCGCGTTCCCCGTCGACTGGTCCCGGATCGTCACCTCGATGCTCACCATCAAGGGCATCTACGGCCGCGAGATGTACGAGACCTGGTACGCCATGTCCGTCCTCCTGGAAGGCGGGCTCGACCTGGCCCCCGTGATCACCGGCCGGTACGGCTACCGGGACTTCGAAGCCGCGTTCGACGACGCCGCGAGCGGCCTCGGCGGCAAGGTCCTCCTCGACTGGGCAGCCTGA